One Streptomyces sp. RPA4-2 genomic window carries:
- a CDS encoding efflux RND transporter permease subunit has protein sequence MSWLSRFSLAQRALIGLMSIVALAFGAIAIPQLKQQLLPTIELPMVSVLAPYQGASPDVVEKQVVEPIEDTLEGVDGITGVTSTASEGNAVIRASFDYGNNTKQLVADVQQAVNRARVQLPDAVDPQVIAGSTDDIPTVVLAVTSDKDQQALSDQLDRTVVSDLKSIDGVGQVTVDGVRDLQVTVVPDDAKMADAGLTPAALGQALQAGGATVPAGSFDEDGNNRTVQVGGGFTSLRQIQDLMVTGGQGKKPVRLSSVATVEQQPSKADSLTRTDGRPSLAVNVTMDHDGSAVAISDAVKDKLPGMRKDLGTGSTITVVSDQGPAVSKSIKGLTTEGGLGLLFAVLVILVFLASIRSTLVTAVSIPLSVVLALIVLWTRDLSLNMLTLGALTIAIGRVVDDSIVVLENIKRHLGYGEEREEAILKAVREVAGAVTSSTLTTVAVFLPIGLTGGMVGELFGSFSLTVTAALLASLIVSLTVVPVLSYWFLRPPKDMPADADEARRTAEEKEARSRLQRFYVPVLRFATRRRLTSVALAAVVLVGTFGMAPLLKTNFFDQGEQKVLTLKQELKPGTSLAATDAQAKKVERMLGGVKGVKDYQVTVGSSGFMAAFGGGTDTNQASYQVMLEDSASATDVQNRIEDGLGKLSGIGTTTVAAGDGFGNQDLSVVVKAADAGVLREAAEQVRAEVAKLDDVTDVTSDLAQSVPRISVKANSKAAAAGFDDTTLGGAVAEAVRGTTSGKAILDDTERDVVIRSAKPAESLAGLRDLRLGAVKLGDIADVKLVDGPVSMTRIDGQRAATITAKPTGDNTGAVSSALTAKLNALKLPAGATAEIGGVSQNQDDAFKNLGLAMLAAIAIVFMLLVATFRSLVQPLILLVSIPFAATGAIGLLVVTGTPMGVPAMIGMLMLIGIVVTNAIVLIDLINQYRGQGYGVVEAVVEGGRHRLRPILMTALATIFALLPMALGVTGEGGFIAQPLAVVVIGGLISSTLLTLLLVPTLYAMLELRKERRAGKKAQKRLLKAGSPPRTPSVPDDEPEPAKV, from the coding sequence ATGTCCTGGCTGTCCAGATTCAGCCTCGCGCAACGGGCCCTCATCGGGCTGATGTCGATCGTCGCGCTCGCGTTCGGAGCGATCGCGATCCCCCAGCTCAAGCAGCAGCTGCTGCCCACCATCGAACTGCCCATGGTGTCCGTGCTCGCGCCGTACCAGGGTGCGTCTCCCGATGTGGTCGAGAAGCAGGTCGTCGAGCCCATCGAGGACACCCTCGAAGGCGTCGACGGCATCACGGGTGTCACCTCCACCGCCAGCGAGGGCAACGCCGTGATCAGGGCGTCCTTCGACTACGGCAACAACACCAAGCAGCTCGTCGCCGACGTCCAGCAGGCCGTCAACCGTGCCCGCGTCCAGCTCCCGGACGCCGTCGACCCGCAGGTCATCGCGGGTTCGACCGACGACATCCCGACCGTGGTGCTCGCCGTCACGTCCGACAAGGACCAGCAGGCCCTGTCCGACCAGCTCGACCGCACGGTCGTGTCGGACCTCAAGAGCATCGACGGCGTCGGCCAGGTGACGGTGGACGGCGTACGGGACCTCCAGGTCACCGTGGTGCCGGACGACGCAAAGATGGCGGACGCCGGGCTCACCCCCGCCGCTCTCGGCCAGGCGCTGCAGGCGGGCGGCGCGACCGTCCCGGCCGGCTCCTTCGACGAGGACGGCAACAACCGGACCGTCCAGGTCGGCGGCGGCTTCACCTCGCTGCGGCAGATCCAGGACCTGATGGTCACGGGCGGCCAGGGCAAGAAGCCGGTGCGCCTCTCCTCCGTCGCCACGGTCGAGCAGCAGCCGTCGAAGGCCGACTCCCTCACCCGCACGGACGGCCGGCCGAGCCTCGCCGTGAACGTCACCATGGACCACGACGGCAGCGCGGTCGCCATCTCCGACGCCGTCAAGGACAAGCTGCCCGGGATGCGCAAGGACCTGGGCACCGGGTCGACGATCACCGTCGTCAGCGACCAGGGCCCGGCCGTGTCCAAGTCGATCAAGGGTCTGACCACCGAGGGCGGGCTGGGCCTGCTCTTCGCGGTCCTGGTCATCCTGGTGTTCCTGGCGTCGATCCGCTCGACGCTCGTCACCGCGGTGTCCATCCCGCTGTCGGTGGTACTGGCGCTGATCGTGCTCTGGACCCGTGACCTGTCGCTCAACATGCTCACGCTCGGCGCGCTCACCATCGCGATCGGCCGGGTCGTCGACGACTCGATCGTCGTCCTGGAGAACATCAAGCGGCACCTCGGCTACGGCGAGGAGCGCGAGGAGGCCATCCTCAAGGCGGTCCGCGAGGTGGCGGGCGCGGTCACGTCCTCGACCCTCACCACGGTCGCCGTCTTCCTGCCCATCGGCCTCACCGGCGGCATGGTGGGCGAGCTGTTCGGCTCCTTCAGCCTGACGGTCACGGCGGCGCTGCTGGCGTCCCTCATCGTCTCCCTGACGGTCGTCCCGGTTCTGTCGTACTGGTTCCTGCGGCCCCCGAAGGACATGCCGGCGGACGCCGACGAGGCACGCCGCACGGCCGAGGAGAAGGAGGCCCGCAGCCGTCTGCAGCGCTTCTACGTCCCCGTCCTGCGCTTCGCCACCCGCCGCCGTCTGACCAGCGTGGCGCTCGCGGCGGTCGTCCTGGTCGGCACCTTCGGCATGGCGCCGCTGCTGAAGACGAACTTCTTCGACCAGGGCGAGCAGAAGGTGCTCACCCTCAAGCAGGAGCTGAAGCCGGGCACCAGCCTGGCGGCGACCGACGCGCAGGCGAAGAAGGTCGAGCGGATGCTCGGCGGTGTCAAGGGCGTCAAGGACTACCAGGTCACGGTCGGCTCGTCCGGGTTCATGGCCGCGTTCGGTGGCGGTACGGACACCAACCAGGCCTCGTACCAGGTCATGCTGGAGGACTCGGCGTCCGCCACCGACGTCCAGAACCGCATCGAGGACGGACTCGGCAAGCTGTCCGGCATCGGTACGACGACGGTCGCGGCCGGCGACGGCTTCGGCAACCAGGACCTCAGCGTGGTCGTGAAGGCGGCCGACGCGGGCGTCCTGCGCGAGGCGGCGGAGCAGGTGCGCGCCGAGGTCGCGAAGCTCGACGACGTGACGGACGTGACCAGCGACCTGGCGCAGAGCGTGCCGCGCATCTCGGTCAAGGCCAACTCCAAGGCCGCGGCGGCCGGGTTCGACGACACCACGCTCGGCGGTGCCGTCGCCGAGGCGGTGCGCGGCACCACCAGCGGCAAGGCGATCCTGGACGACACCGAGCGGGACGTCGTCATCAGGTCGGCGAAGCCGGCCGAGTCGCTGGCCGGGCTCAGGGACCTGCGTCTCGGCGCGGTCAAGCTCGGTGACATCGCGGACGTGAAGCTGGTCGACGGCCCGGTCTCGATGACCCGGATCGACGGCCAGCGGGCCGCCACGATCACGGCGAAGCCGACCGGGGACAACACGGGCGCGGTCAGCTCCGCCCTCACCGCGAAGCTGAACGCGCTCAAGCTGCCGGCCGGGGCGACCGCCGAGATCGGCGGGGTCTCGCAGAACCAGGACGACGCGTTCAAGAACCTCGGCCTGGCGATGCTGGCGGCGATCGCGATCGTCTTCATGCTGCTGGTCGCGACCTTCCGCTCCCTGGTGCAGCCGCTGATCCTGCTCGTCTCGATCCCGTTCGCGGCGACGGGCGCGATCGGCCTGCTGGTGGTCACCGGTACCCCGATGGGTGTCCCGGCGATGATCGGCATGCTGATGCTCATCGGCATCGTGGTGACGAACGCGATCGTGCTGATCGACCTGATCAACCAGTACCGCGGACAGGGCTACGGAGTGGTCGAGGCCGTGGTGGAGGGTGGCCGTCACCGTCTCCGCCCGATCCTCATGACGGCCCTGGCGACGATCTTCGCCCTGCTCCCGATGGCTCTCGGTGTCACGGGTGAGGGCGGGTTCATCGCCCAGCCGCTGGCGGTGGTCGTCATCGGCGGCCTGATCAGCTCGACCCTGCTGACGCTCCTGCTGGTCCCGACGCTCTACGCGATGCTCGAACTCCGCAAGGAGCGGCGGGCGGGGAAGAAGGCGCAGAAGCGGCTGTTGAAGGCCGGGTCCCCGCCGCGGACGCCGTCCGTCCCGGACGACGAGCCGGAACCGGCGAAGGTCTGA